From Leifsonia sp. fls2-241-R2A-40a, one genomic window encodes:
- a CDS encoding dihydrofolate reductase family protein, producing the protein MGIVTADIGISLDGFAAGPNQSLEQPMGEGVDGRLHTWMFEYADAHAEEIDAITAAGAYVMGRNMFGPVRHEWPAPGEPLGDWSGWWGDEPPYHAPVFVLTHYEREPLALTGTTFTFVTDGIHSAVEQARAIAGDADVSIAGGAETLNQALWAGVVDELRLHIVPITLGAGERVFDRVPSLELELVRERVTPEVAHLTYRVLR; encoded by the coding sequence ATGGGTATCGTCACTGCAGACATCGGCATCTCGCTCGACGGCTTCGCCGCCGGTCCCAACCAGTCGCTGGAGCAGCCGATGGGCGAGGGCGTCGACGGGCGCCTGCACACGTGGATGTTCGAGTACGCCGACGCGCACGCGGAGGAGATCGACGCCATCACGGCCGCTGGCGCTTATGTCATGGGCCGCAACATGTTCGGCCCGGTACGGCACGAGTGGCCGGCCCCCGGGGAGCCGCTCGGCGACTGGAGCGGCTGGTGGGGCGACGAGCCGCCGTACCACGCGCCCGTGTTCGTGCTCACCCACTACGAGCGGGAGCCGCTGGCGCTGACCGGCACCACCTTCACGTTCGTGACCGACGGCATCCATTCGGCGGTGGAGCAGGCACGCGCGATCGCGGGCGACGCCGACGTGTCGATCGCCGGCGGAGCGGAGACCCTCAACCAGGCGCTGTGGGCGGGAGTCGTCGACGAACTGAGGCTCCACATCGTCCCGATCACCCTGGGTGCGGGCGAGCGGGTCTTCGACCGCGTCCCGTCACTGGAACTGGAGCTGGTGCGCGAGCGGGTCACGCCGGAGGTCGCCCACCTCACGTACCGCGTGCTGCGCTGA